The genome window CCATCCTGCGCGGACGCAAGGTGGCCCGGGGCGTGCGCTGCGTGGTCGTGCCGGCCACGCGGGACATCTACCGGCAGGCGTTGGCCGAGGGGCTGATCGACATCTTCGCCGAGGCCGGCGCGCTGGTGTCGCCATCGACCTGCGGCGCCTGTGCCGGGCTGAGCACGGGCGTGCTGGCCGAGGGCCAGGTCTGCGTGGCGACCACCAACCGCAATTACCGCGGCCGCATGGGAGACCCGGATTCCCAGGTCTACCTGGCCAATGCCCACGTCGCCGCGGCCAGCGCGGTGGCGGGCGAGCTTATCCATCCGGAGGCGCTGTGACGCAAGCGAGCGCAACGGCGCGCCGGTTCGGCGACGACATCGATACCGACGTCATCATTCCCGCCATCTACCTGACCTCGCATCGTCCCGAGGTGTTGGCCCGCCATTGCATGGAGCCGCTGGACCCCGGGTTCGCCGCCCGGGTCAAGCCCGGCGACGTGCTGGTCGCGGGCCGCAACTTCGGTTGCGGTTCGTCGCGCGAGCATGCGGTGCTGGCGCTGCAGGCGGCCGGCATCGCTTGCGTCGTGGCCGAGAGCTTCGCCCGCATCTTCTTTCGCAACGCGCTCAACAACGGACTGCCGCTGGTGGTCTGTCCGGACGCGGTCCGCGATGCCCGCGAAGGCGACGCGATCCGGGTCGACCTGGACGGCGGACAGGTCTGGCTGGGCGCGCGCGCCTATTCGTTTCCCGTCCATCCGCCCTTCCTGGCCGGGATGATCCGGCAAGGCGGGCTGGTGGAATACGTCAGGCGGCGGCTGGCCGAGACCGGTCCGGACTGACTCACCAACGAGGCGCACAGACGCCAGAGGAGACACGCATGGATCCCCAACCCCGACGATGCGGCCGCCGGCGGCGCCTCGCGCTTGCCGCCGGACTGCTGCCCGCGTTGCTGATGGCGGCGCCAGGACCGGCGTCCGCGCAGGCCGCCGCCCGCTATCCCGACAAGCCCATCCGCCTGATCGTCCCGTTCGCGGTGGGCGGCACCAGCGACGTGTTCGCGCGGCTGGTCGGCCAGAAGCTGTCCACCGCCTTCGGCCAGCAGGTGGTGGTCGAGAACCGGCCCGGCGCCAACGGCAACATCGGCACGGACATCGTCGCCAAGGCCGAGCCGGACGGCTACACGCTGCTGTTCGCGGCCGACGGCACCATGGTGATCAACCCCAGCCTGTACGAGAAGCTGCCGTTCAACGTCGAGCGCGACCTCGCGCCGGTGTCGCGGGTGGTGCTGGTGCCGCTGATCATCGTCGCCAATCCGCAATTGAAGGCGTCCACGCTGCCCGAACTCGTGGCCTTGGGCAAGCGCGCCGACGCCGACCTGGACTTTTCGTCCGCGGGCCTGGGCAGCACCGGCCACCTGGCGGGCGAACTGTTGAAGTCGCGCACGGGCATACGCATGTCGCACGTGGCCTACAAGGGCGGCGGACAGGCGGTGACCGACGTCGTGGGCGGGCAGGTGCCGCTGCTGGTGACGGCGCTGGCCACCGCCGATCCGTTCATCAAGAGCGGCAAGCTCAAGGCCATCGCGATGACCTCGGGCAAGCGCGCGGCCGGGGCGCCCGGCATTCCCACCGTGGCCGAGGGCGGCGTGCCGGGCTTCGATGTCTCGTCGTGGTACGGCATCCTGGCGCCGGCCCGCACGCCCGCGCCCGTCATCGAAAAGCTGCATGCCGAACTGGCGCGCATCCTGCAGGCCGACGACGTGCGGCGCCGCTTCCAGGAACTGGGCGGCGAGCCCATCGGCGACACGCCGAAGGCCTTCGCTGGCGTGATCAAGGATGATCTGGCCAAGTGGGCGCGCATCGTCAAGGACGCCGGCATCAGCGTGCAATAGCCGCGCGCCCTTCGTATCCGCCTGCCCGCGCGCGGACAGGCGGACGGGTACACTCTGGGCACCGGACGCCCACAGGAAGCCCATGGCCAGTTCCAAGCCCGCCCACGGTCCCGTCACCATCAAGGACATCGCCGCCGCGCTGGGCATTTCGCACACCACCGTCTCGCGCGCGCTGAACGATCATCCCAAGCTCAGCGACGACACCAAGGCGCGGGTACGGCAGGCGGCGCAGGAACTGGGCTACGTGCTGAACGCCTCGGGACGCATCCTGCGCGGCGGCGCCAGCCCGCTGGTGGGGCTGGTCATTCCGGACATCCAGAACGATTTCTACAGCGCCATCGCCAAGCGCCTGGCCGAACGCTGCCGGGACGCGGGCTTCCAGATGGTGCTGGCCATTACCGAGGACGATCCGCAGGCCGAGTGCGGCGAGGTCCAGGCGCTGATCCAGGCCCGTGCCGCCGGCATCGTCATCACGCCGTCGCCGGCGCCCCTGCCACGCACGGTCGAACTGTTGGCCGGCACGCCCGCCGTGCAGCTCATACGCAGCGTCGCGACGCTGGCTACCGACGTGGTGGCGATGGACGATGCCGCGGCGGCACACGCAGCGGCGGCCCACCTGCTGTCGCTGGGTCACCGGCGCGTCGGCTATGTGGGCGGGCATGCGCGCATCAAGCCGGGGCGGGACCGCCTGCGCGGGTTCGTGCGGGCACATGCCGAAGCCGGGCTGGAGCCGGATCCGGATCTCATCGTGCAGGTGCCGCCGCGCCAGGAGTTCGGCGCCGAGGCCATGCGCCGGCTGCTGGCCGCGCGGCAGCGGCCCACGGCGGTGGTCATCGGCAGTTCCGAGCTGACCATCGTCGCGCTGGCGGTCATACGCGAGCATGGCCTGTCCATCCCGTCGGACATCTCGGTGGTGGGCTACGGCGATCCCAAGTGGTACGAACTGACGACGCCGCCGCTCACGGCGGTGCGCCTGCCCATCGAGGCGCTGGCGGCATCCACGGCCGAACTGGTTTTTGCGCGCATCGCCGCCCAGGCGCGGCCCGGCGAACCCGCGTCCGCGCCGCGCAAGCTGCGCATCCGGCCCGAACTGATCGCGCGAGGTTCCGCAGTTCCGCGCAGATGAAGACGCCTAGCGCCGGCGCGCCGCCTTCGGCCGGACGTTGCCGTGCAGGGCGGCATAGGCCGTCAGTTCCTGTTCCATCGCCTGGGCCAGCGGCGGCAGGGATTGCGACTTCACCTTCACGATGCCGATCCGCCTGTGGCGGCCGGGGCGGACCAGCGGCACGAAGCACAGGTCCTTCGCGAAGGCCGGCACCGCCAGCCGGGGCAGGATGGTGACGCCCACCTGGCTGGACAGCATGGCCGACAGCGTCATCATG of Pigmentiphaga sp. H8 contains these proteins:
- a CDS encoding 3-isopropylmalate dehydratase small subunit — translated: MTQASATARRFGDDIDTDVIIPAIYLTSHRPEVLARHCMEPLDPGFAARVKPGDVLVAGRNFGCGSSREHAVLALQAAGIACVVAESFARIFFRNALNNGLPLVVCPDAVRDAREGDAIRVDLDGGQVWLGARAYSFPVHPPFLAGMIRQGGLVEYVRRRLAETGPD
- a CDS encoding tripartite tricarboxylate transporter substrate binding protein; translated protein: MDPQPRRCGRRRRLALAAGLLPALLMAAPGPASAQAAARYPDKPIRLIVPFAVGGTSDVFARLVGQKLSTAFGQQVVVENRPGANGNIGTDIVAKAEPDGYTLLFAADGTMVINPSLYEKLPFNVERDLAPVSRVVLVPLIIVANPQLKASTLPELVALGKRADADLDFSSAGLGSTGHLAGELLKSRTGIRMSHVAYKGGGQAVTDVVGGQVPLLVTALATADPFIKSGKLKAIAMTSGKRAAGAPGIPTVAEGGVPGFDVSSWYGILAPARTPAPVIEKLHAELARILQADDVRRRFQELGGEPIGDTPKAFAGVIKDDLAKWARIVKDAGISVQ
- a CDS encoding LacI family DNA-binding transcriptional regulator yields the protein MASSKPAHGPVTIKDIAAALGISHTTVSRALNDHPKLSDDTKARVRQAAQELGYVLNASGRILRGGASPLVGLVIPDIQNDFYSAIAKRLAERCRDAGFQMVLAITEDDPQAECGEVQALIQARAAGIVITPSPAPLPRTVELLAGTPAVQLIRSVATLATDVVAMDDAAAAHAAAAHLLSLGHRRVGYVGGHARIKPGRDRLRGFVRAHAEAGLEPDPDLIVQVPPRQEFGAEAMRRLLAARQRPTAVVIGSSELTIVALAVIREHGLSIPSDISVVGYGDPKWYELTTPPLTAVRLPIEALAASTAELVFARIAAQARPGEPASAPRKLRIRPELIARGSAVPRR